A region of Ornithorhynchus anatinus isolate Pmale09 chromosome 5, mOrnAna1.pri.v4, whole genome shotgun sequence DNA encodes the following proteins:
- the MCEE gene encoding methylmalonyl-CoA epimerase, mitochondrial isoform X2, whose translation MAYVRKAVAAAVRAVMAATAGFFRKGRTPGARASAGSAGSRPSTPNVPGALWTLGRLNHVAVAVPDLERARSFYGDTLGARVGEAAPLPEHGVSVVFVELGNTKLELLHPLGEDSPIAGFLQKNKVGGMHHICIEQKDPRGQRNRDLTLYVAKKEQILVEVGFASPYVS comes from the exons ATGGCGTACGTGAGgaaggcggtggcggcggcggtgcGGGCGGTGATGGCGGCGACAGCAG GGTTCTTCCGCAAAGGGCGAACTCCGGGAGCAAGAGCTTCGGCGGGGTCGGCGGGGTCGCGGCCTTCGACCCCGAATGTGCCGGGAGCTCTGTGGACCTTGGGCCGACTCAATCACGTCGCCGTCGCGGTCCCCGATTTGGAGCGGGCCAGGTCGTTTTACGGGGATACGTTAGGGGCCCGGGTCGGCGAAGCGGCCCCGCTCCCCGAACACGGTGTCTCCGTTGTCTTCGTGGAGCTGGGAAACACCAAGCTGGAACTACTGCATCCCctaggagaggacagtccaaTTGCGGGCTTTCTGCAGAAAAATAAGGTTGGAGGAATGCACCACATCTGCATCGAG CAAAAAGATCCCCGGGGCCAACGTAATAGAGATCTGACGTTGTATGTTGCCAAGAAGGAGCAAATACTGGTAGAAGTGGGCTTCGCATCTCCCTACGTAAGTTAA
- the MCEE gene encoding methylmalonyl-CoA epimerase, mitochondrial isoform X3, giving the protein MAYVRKAVAAAVRAVMAATAGFFRKGRTPGARASAGSAGSRPSTPNVPGALWTLGRLNHVAVAVPDLERARSFYGDTLGARVGEAAPLPEHGVSVVFVELGNTKLELLHPLGEDSPIAGFLQKNKVGGMHHICIEMAGIQWSKPTAGGRNSLTGWRNGYSSALS; this is encoded by the exons ATGGCGTACGTGAGgaaggcggtggcggcggcggtgcGGGCGGTGATGGCGGCGACAGCAG GGTTCTTCCGCAAAGGGCGAACTCCGGGAGCAAGAGCTTCGGCGGGGTCGGCGGGGTCGCGGCCTTCGACCCCGAATGTGCCGGGAGCTCTGTGGACCTTGGGCCGACTCAATCACGTCGCCGTCGCGGTCCCCGATTTGGAGCGGGCCAGGTCGTTTTACGGGGATACGTTAGGGGCCCGGGTCGGCGAAGCGGCCCCGCTCCCCGAACACGGTGTCTCCGTTGTCTTCGTGGAGCTGGGAAACACCAAGCTGGAACTACTGCATCCCctaggagaggacagtccaaTTGCGGGCTTTCTGCAGAAAAATAAGGTTGGAGGAATGCACCACATCTGCATCGAG ATGGCTGGAATACAGTGGAGCAAACCAACTGCGGGTGGCAGAAATAGCCTAACCGGTTGGAGAAATGGCTACTCTTCAGCATTGTCCTAG